Proteins found in one Herbiconiux sp. A18JL235 genomic segment:
- the gndA gene encoding NADP-dependent phosphogluconate dehydrogenase → MSEASGTANIGVVGMAVMGSNLARNLASREGNTVAVYNRSPERTRKLVSEHPEAGFVASESIDDFVASLAKPRTAIIMVQAGAGTDAVISELAERFEPGDIIVDGGNANFHDTIRREKDVSATGIHFVGTGISGGEEGALNGPSIMPGGTAEAYKTLGPILASIAAVAEGEPCVTHIGTDGAGHFVKMVHNGIEYADMQLIAEAYDLLRTVTGREPAEIAEVFDAWNSGDLESYLIEITAEVLRQVDADTGKPFVDIVLDQAGAKGTGSWTVQNALDLGVPVGGIAEAVFARSVSSKPEQRAAVQGVVTSRPSVVSVDVDSFADDIRAALYASKVVAYAQGFDEIIAGAAQYDWDIDKGAVAKIWRAGCIIRAQFLNRIVEAYENNPQLATLLEDPYFASAVADGEAAWRRVVSTAALSGVPIPGFGAALSYYDSLASTRLPAALVQGQRDFFGAHTYKRVDREGTFHTLWSGDRTEVETEPSTH, encoded by the coding sequence ATGTCTGAAGCGTCGGGAACCGCCAACATCGGAGTCGTCGGGATGGCGGTGATGGGATCGAACCTGGCCCGCAACCTCGCCAGCCGCGAGGGCAACACGGTGGCCGTCTACAACCGCTCCCCCGAGCGCACCCGCAAGCTCGTCTCCGAGCACCCCGAGGCCGGCTTCGTCGCCTCGGAGTCGATCGACGACTTCGTCGCGTCGCTCGCGAAGCCGCGCACCGCGATCATCATGGTGCAGGCGGGGGCAGGCACCGACGCCGTCATCTCCGAGCTGGCCGAGCGGTTCGAGCCCGGTGACATCATCGTCGACGGCGGCAACGCGAACTTCCACGACACCATCCGCCGTGAGAAAGACGTGTCGGCGACCGGCATCCACTTCGTCGGCACCGGCATCTCGGGCGGCGAGGAGGGCGCGCTGAACGGCCCTTCGATCATGCCCGGCGGCACCGCCGAGGCGTACAAGACGCTCGGCCCCATCCTCGCGTCGATCGCCGCCGTGGCCGAGGGCGAGCCCTGCGTCACCCACATCGGCACCGACGGCGCCGGTCACTTCGTGAAGATGGTGCACAACGGCATCGAGTACGCCGACATGCAGCTCATCGCCGAGGCCTACGACCTGCTCCGCACGGTGACCGGCCGCGAGCCGGCCGAGATCGCCGAGGTGTTCGACGCCTGGAACTCCGGTGACCTCGAGTCGTACCTCATCGAGATCACCGCCGAGGTGCTGCGCCAGGTCGACGCCGACACGGGCAAGCCGTTCGTCGACATCGTGCTCGACCAGGCCGGAGCCAAGGGCACCGGATCATGGACCGTGCAGAACGCCCTCGACCTGGGCGTGCCGGTGGGCGGCATCGCCGAGGCCGTGTTCGCGCGCTCGGTGTCGTCGAAGCCCGAGCAGCGCGCGGCGGTGCAGGGTGTCGTCACCTCGCGGCCGTCGGTCGTCTCGGTGGACGTCGACTCGTTCGCCGACGACATCCGTGCCGCCCTCTACGCCTCGAAGGTCGTCGCCTACGCGCAGGGCTTCGACGAGATCATCGCGGGCGCCGCGCAGTACGACTGGGACATCGACAAGGGTGCTGTGGCGAAGATCTGGCGGGCGGGCTGCATCATCCGCGCGCAGTTCCTCAACCGGATCGTCGAGGCGTACGAGAACAACCCGCAGCTCGCGACGCTGCTCGAAGACCCGTACTTCGCTTCGGCGGTCGCTGACGGCGAGGCCGCGTGGCGGCGCGTGGTGTCGACGGCGGCGCTGTCGGGCGTGCCGATCCCGGGCTTCGGTGCGGCGCTGTCGTACTACGACTCGCTCGCGTCGACGCGGCTCCCGGCCGCGCTCGTGCAGGGGCAGCGCGACTTCTTCGGCGCCCACACCTACAAGCGCGTCGACCGCGAGGGCACCTTCCACACCCTGTGGTCGGGCGACCGCACCGAGGTGGAGACCGAGCCCTCCACCCACTGA
- a CDS encoding 50S ribosomal protein L25/general stress protein Ctc has translation MADENKVSAEVRTQFGKGAARRIRAAHKIPAVIYGHGTDPQHVTLPGHQTALILRKANQVLELDIDGTEQLALVKDVQKDPVLQIIEHIDLIVVRKGEKVQVEVPVHLEGESFSGTIATQDAATVLLEVEATNIPERIVLSIEGLEEGTLVHAKELELPKGATLLSEEDMVVVGITVPVAESDDEAPAEGEGEEESVTPAPEAE, from the coding sequence ATGGCTGACGAGAACAAGGTCTCTGCGGAGGTCCGCACCCAGTTCGGCAAGGGAGCGGCCCGCCGCATCCGTGCCGCCCACAAGATCCCCGCCGTCATCTACGGCCACGGCACCGACCCGCAGCACGTGACCCTGCCCGGTCACCAGACCGCGCTCATCCTGCGCAAGGCGAACCAGGTGCTCGAGCTCGACATCGACGGTACCGAGCAGCTCGCCCTGGTCAAGGACGTGCAGAAAGACCCCGTGCTGCAGATCATCGAGCACATCGACCTCATCGTCGTGCGCAAGGGCGAGAAGGTTCAGGTCGAGGTGCCCGTGCACCTCGAGGGCGAGTCCTTCTCGGGCACCATCGCCACGCAGGATGCGGCTACCGTGCTGCTCGAGGTCGAGGCCACGAACATCCCCGAGCGCATCGTGCTGTCGATCGAGGGCCTCGAGGAGGGCACCCTGGTCCACGCGAAGGAGCTCGAGCTGCCCAAGGGCGCGACCCTCCTGAGCGAGGAGGACATGGTCGTCGTCGGCATCACCGTGCCCGTCGCCGAGTCCGACGACGAGGCGCCCGCCGAGGGCGAGGGCGAAGAGGAGTCGGTCACCCCGGCTCCCGAGGCCGAGTAG
- the pth gene encoding aminoacyl-tRNA hydrolase, producing the protein MSASDLWLVVGLGNPGPGYAANRHNVGQMVVDELAGRMRASFKPHKANARVAEGRTVPGGPRFVLAKPNTYMNVSGGPTNGLLKYYGLAPEQLIVVHDELDIPYDTLKLKQGGGHGGHNGLRDIIAATGSSDFVRVRVGIGRPPGRQQAADFVLQNFSATERDTLPNLIVDAADAVELIAGSGLTAAQLKVHTG; encoded by the coding sequence ATGAGCGCATCCGATCTGTGGCTCGTGGTCGGGCTCGGCAACCCCGGGCCCGGCTACGCGGCCAACCGGCACAACGTCGGCCAGATGGTGGTCGACGAACTCGCCGGCCGGATGCGCGCATCGTTCAAGCCGCACAAAGCGAACGCGCGGGTCGCCGAAGGACGAACAGTCCCCGGGGGCCCGCGCTTCGTGCTCGCGAAGCCGAACACCTACATGAACGTGTCGGGCGGGCCGACCAACGGCCTGCTCAAGTACTACGGTCTGGCGCCCGAGCAGCTCATCGTGGTGCACGACGAGCTCGACATCCCCTACGACACCCTCAAGCTCAAGCAGGGCGGCGGCCACGGCGGCCACAACGGCCTGCGCGACATCATCGCCGCCACCGGCAGCAGCGACTTCGTGCGCGTGCGCGTCGGCATCGGGCGGCCCCCCGGCCGGCAGCAGGCCGCCGACTTCGTGCTGCAGAACTTCTCCGCCACCGAACGCGACACCCTCCCCAACCTCATCGTCGACGCAGCGGATGCGGTCGAACTGATCGCCGGCTCCGGCCTCACCGCCGCCCAGCTGAAGGTGCACACGGGCTAG